GAAAATCAATAGCGTATGGGGGTTTAAAAATTCAAATTTTTATATTAATAAAAGATTCATAGATAATGGAGGCAAAATTATACATCATGATCATGATCATGATTATATAATTAAATTACCAAATTATGATTTTCTAAACGTAAGAAATAATTCTTATGTATTAAAATTAATTGTATATGATCTCAAAGATAATAAAGATGTTACTTATGTAAAAATTCAAGTTTTACCTCCACCTATAAATAAAAATTACTCAAAAATAAATATTTACCCTGAAAATTTTTTAGTTAATACAGAACAGGCAAAAATAACTTTTGAGGCAAGAGATAGTTATAATAATATTATGTCGCATTTAAAAAATGTAAAGTTCGTTTTTCTAGAAAATGGTATTTTAAATAAAAATAATATACACTTTAGTAAAGTTATTGAAAATCCTTTAGGGACTTATTCGGCTTACATTAGTAGTTCTTCTATAGGTCAGGGATTTATAAAAGTTCAAATTGATAATATAATAAATCGAGAATTAAGTGCAAAAATTAAAATTTCTCCACCAGTTACTGATTATTTAAATATACAAACTGATCATATTTTTTTTATATCCAAAGTTAGTGAACCTATGACTTTGATTATTACTACTCTTGATAAGAAAGGAAATATAGTAAAAAATTCTGATATTAAAATAAACACTATAGTATCTAAAGATAGACAGGGTAAAATACGTTTAGATAGTGGTTTTTTAAATATTGAGGATTTATCTAATAATCATGTTTTTGTGGGTAGACATTTTTCTTTTAAAACAAATAAAAATGGTGTATTGAAAATTAAAGTTTCTGACCCCCATGGTATAGGAGTTCAAACTACAATTGATATTACAGCTGATGACCATATATCAAGAAAAATAGATTTAATTTTTAAAGTTATTACCAGTCCAGATAGTAATAAAGCACAAATGTATGGTTATATGGATGATTATGTATATTTAAATGCTAAAACGAGATTTAGAAGACCATTTTTAGAAAGGGAATATGCATCAGATATCGTATATCATCATGCAAATGAAGACTGGGGGACATTGACATATGATAATGCCGTTAAATATTGTAACACAATGAAATATTTTATACCTATTAGGTCATTATTAAATGATTTTAGTAGTCAATACCCAGCTGATATTTTACTCAATTTGCATGGATGGCCTATTGTATCTACTTTTAGTGGTGTTTGGTCTTCTTCGGAAAAATGGGGGCAATATCCACCTAGACATTTAATTTGGTATTTGGATTATACAAATAGAATATTTTATGAAGGACTTCATAATAGTGCGTATCTTGTTTTATGTACTAATTTATATGCAGGAGATGGTTTAGAAGAATTTGGAAGTTAATTTTTGATTCTAAAAATCTTCTTAATAAGAAGATTTTTAGTTGGGATTTTGTTGATTATATATTTTTTTTTAAATAAAGTATTCACCATTTTTCGGTAACAAATAAATAATATTTAAGTGTATCTTTTATATTTTAAAATATATTATTTTAAATATTTTTTGATTTAAAATATTTTTTTTAAAAAAAATAAGTATTATATTTACTAAATGCTATTTTTAGAATATTAATTAAAAAAATGAAAAAATTATGTTTCACAAAAATAAAATATTTTTTCTTTTCTTATGTATTTTTTATTTTTATAAATATGTTTTATAGTTTTTATGTTTATGCAGAAGATACACGTCATGTTAAAGAACCTATAATCCCAGAATCTTGTAAAATATTAATAGCTAATGATAAAGTTGAAACAAATGATATACAACAAGCAGTTTTACTTTGTGCTAAAAAACATCAAATTGTTAGTTTAAAAGCATCTGATGATGCTAAACATTTATATTTTTATTCAGGCCCAATATATATACCTTCTTATGGAGGATTATTTATTGATAAAAAGGTAATTTTATCTGCTATCCCAGACCCTTCTTTATATGATTTAGGAAATAAAACATGTGGGACATTAGATAATTTAGGTAAGGGGTGTAAACCTTTTATAACTATACAAGGTAATAGTAGTGGACTATATGGTTTTGGATATATTGATGGACAAGGTGGAAATATTTTACATAATAAAAATTACACTTGGTGGCAATTATCTACTGAAGCTAAATTTAAAAATAAAAAACAAAATACTCCCCATTTAATTGATATTAAATCAGGAAAAAATTCTATTATATATAAATTAAATTTAATAAATTCTCCAAATTTTCATATTGTACCTTATAAAACTGATGGTTTGACTATCTGGGGGATAAATATAAAAACTCCTTCAGAAGCTCGCAACACAGATGGTATAGACCCATCATCATCTCAAAATATAACAATTACACATACAAAAATAAGTACAGGAGATGATAATATAGCAATAAAAGCTGGTAATTCCGGTGAATCAAAAAATATGACCATTATAAATAATAATTTTGGTTTGGGACATGGGATGTCTATTGGGAGTGAAACAAATACAGGAGTACATAATATTTTAGTTAAAAATTTATCTTTAAGTAATACAATAAATGGTATTAGAATTAAAAGTGATAGTACAAGGGGGGGAATAGTAAATAACATTTATTATGAAAATATTTGTATTATAAATGTTAAAAATCCTATTCTTTTTGATGCACATTACGATGATAAAGAACAAGGAAATAAAATTCCTGAATTTAAAAATATTTTTCTTAAAAATGTTAAAATTTTAACTCCAGGAACATTAAAATTTAATGGTTTTGATAAAAATAAAATAATTGAAGTATTTTTAAATAATTTTAGTGTTAAAACTGGTTCGATATGGATTAAAAGTAATACTACTATACATGGCAAAATAAATAATAATATTAATGATAATAATTGTCAATTATATAAAATAAATTAATTATAATTAATTTATTTTTTTATTAAAACTAAAAAAATTGTTTCGTTATTTATTTTATTTGAAATATTGTTTTTTACAATATTTAAATTATAAAATTTAGCAGCTAATTCATTCCCTATCGCTGCTAAATATTTTGATTTATTTTTTTTAATTATCTTCATAGCATATGCAGAACTATTACAATTCTCAATTTCCCAATGAGGATATTTTTTTATAAAAAAACTACACTGCTCAAATGGTTGAGGATGGCTAAGAATTGTTTTTATATTTTTAATAAAAAAATTTGTACGTGTTACTAAACAATGTTTAATAGGTATTGCAAATTTTTCTTTAATATAAAGAGAACTTTTTTTTAAAAGAATATAGACTTCTTTTATAAGACCTGAATAATTATTAGATATAGGTACTATAGCTTGTGTTATATAATCTTTTTCAACATAATAAAAAATTTCTTCAAAAGTGTTACAACTTATATTAATAATTTTTTTTTTATAAAAAAAATTATTAATATAAGTTAAACTAGCTAAGTGTGAATAACTCCCTACAGGACCTAAAAAAGCTAAACTTATCAAAGTATTTTTATTCTTTTTTATAAAATCAATACTATTGTAATTCAATACACAATTAACTTGAGAAGTTAAAATATCGGAATATATTTTTTTTTTAATCATTTTTCCAAAACAAAATAACAAAATTACATTAACTAAAACAAGAACATTTTACTTCAATTTTTTTACATGAACAATATCATTAATATCTATCCAACATTCCCATCCTGTTGCAAAAGCAACTTCATATAAAGATTTTTTTAAATTTTGTCTGAATTTCCATAACATTTTTATTTTACTTCCACATAATTTTTGTAATGTACTAACTTTATAACATAAAGGATCATTATGTGAACAATAGAAACAATGAACCCACTGAGAT
The Enterobacteriaceae endosymbiont of Donacia tomentosa genome window above contains:
- a CDS encoding glycoside hydrolase family 28 protein, translating into MKKLCFTKIKYFFFSYVFFIFINMFYSFYVYAEDTRHVKEPIIPESCKILIANDKVETNDIQQAVLLCAKKHQIVSLKASDDAKHLYFYSGPIYIPSYGGLFIDKKVILSAIPDPSLYDLGNKTCGTLDNLGKGCKPFITIQGNSSGLYGFGYIDGQGGNILHNKNYTWWQLSTEAKFKNKKQNTPHLIDIKSGKNSIIYKLNLINSPNFHIVPYKTDGLTIWGINIKTPSEARNTDGIDPSSSQNITITHTKISTGDDNIAIKAGNSGESKNMTIINNNFGLGHGMSIGSETNTGVHNILVKNLSLSNTINGIRIKSDSTRGGIVNNIYYENICIINVKNPILFDAHYDDKEQGNKIPEFKNIFLKNVKILTPGTLKFNGFDKNKIIEVFLNNFSVKTGSIWIKSNTTIHGKINNNINDNNCQLYKIN
- a CDS encoding prephenate dehydratase domain-containing protein; the protein is MIKKKIYSDILTSQVNCVLNYNSIDFIKKNKNTLISLAFLGPVGSYSHLASLTYINNFFYKKKIINISCNTFEEIFYYVEKDYITQAIVPISNNYSGLIKEVYILLKKSSLYIKEKFAIPIKHCLVTRTNFFIKNIKTILSHPQPFEQCSFFIKKYPHWEIENCNSSAYAMKIIKKNKSKYLAAIGNELAAKFYNLNIVKNNISNKINNETIFLVLIKK